One window of bacterium genomic DNA carries:
- the fusA gene encoding elongation factor G, with amino-acid sequence MARDIAKVRNIGISAHIDSGKTTLTERILYYTGRIHAVHEVRGKDGVGATMDSMELERERGITIASAATCCEWDGYSINIIDTPGHVDFTIEVERALRVLDGAVLVLCAVAGVQSQTMTVDRQMKRYKVPRVAFVNKCDRSGANPRRVTDQLREKLHHNAVMMQMPLGLEQNHEGVIDLVRLQACRFTGEMGEELVWGDIPERYRLEAETLREELIDAASMFSDELMEAALEGEVDQRLIHDAVRRGTLARELTPVFMGSAYKNKGVQLLLEAVTRYLPDPTEVENDAHRVDRDGTQEVFTVKVSDEEPLLALTFKLEDGAYGQLTYIRLYQGTLTKGDTIHNTRTGKRVKVGRLVQMHADQMLDIVKANAGDIVALFGIDCASGDTFSGGDQVSMTSMHVPEPVVSLAVVPLDVKSQDNLAKALGRFTKEDPTFRTRKDEETGDTLIMGMGELHLEVYLERIRREYHAVVEAGRPKVSYRECITRQVPFDYTHRKQSGGSGQYARIKGYLDPSDDGEFHFENRVAGGNVPTEFIPAVEKGFRSMIEKGAYVGYPVQGLKVVLEDGASHAVDSSDQAFQAAARGCFRENYGKGRPIALEPLMLVSVEGPTEFQGDILGTVMQRRGIVIGTTEDEGFVRIDAHVPLAEMFGYATVLRSSTQGKAEYTMEFARYSPAPAEVSAQLVEEFAEQKAARHK; translated from the coding sequence ATGGCCAGAGACATCGCCAAGGTGAGGAATATCGGGATCAGCGCCCACATCGATTCGGGCAAGACGACGCTCACCGAGCGCATCCTGTACTACACGGGCCGCATCCATGCGGTGCACGAGGTGCGCGGCAAGGACGGCGTGGGTGCCACCATGGATTCCATGGAGCTCGAGCGCGAGCGCGGCATCACCATCGCCTCGGCCGCCACCTGTTGCGAGTGGGACGGATATTCGATCAACATCATCGACACGCCGGGCCACGTGGATTTCACCATCGAGGTCGAACGCGCCTTGCGCGTGCTCGACGGCGCCGTGCTCGTGCTCTGCGCCGTGGCCGGCGTCCAGTCCCAGACCATGACCGTGGACCGGCAGATGAAGCGCTACAAGGTGCCCCGGGTGGCGTTCGTCAACAAGTGCGACCGCTCCGGCGCCAATCCCAGGCGCGTCACGGACCAGCTGCGCGAGAAACTGCATCACAACGCCGTGATGATGCAGATGCCCCTGGGCCTCGAACAGAACCACGAGGGTGTCATCGACCTGGTGCGCCTGCAGGCCTGCCGCTTCACGGGGGAGATGGGCGAGGAGCTGGTCTGGGGGGACATCCCCGAGCGTTACCGCCTGGAGGCCGAGACGCTGCGCGAGGAGCTGATCGACGCCGCCAGCATGTTCAGCGACGAGCTTATGGAGGCGGCGCTGGAGGGCGAGGTCGACCAGCGGCTCATCCACGACGCAGTGCGGCGCGGCACCCTGGCGCGCGAACTCACGCCGGTGTTCATGGGCAGCGCCTACAAGAACAAGGGCGTCCAGCTGCTGCTGGAAGCCGTGACCCGCTATCTGCCCGATCCGACCGAGGTCGAGAACGACGCCCACCGCGTGGACCGCGACGGCACCCAGGAAGTGTTCACCGTGAAGGTGTCGGACGAGGAACCCCTGCTCGCCCTGACCTTCAAGCTGGAGGACGGCGCCTACGGGCAGCTCACCTACATCCGTCTCTACCAGGGCACCCTCACCAAGGGCGACACCATCCACAACACGCGCACGGGCAAGCGGGTCAAGGTCGGACGATTGGTGCAGATGCACGCCGATCAGATGCTGGACATCGTGAAGGCGAACGCCGGCGACATCGTGGCGCTGTTCGGCATCGACTGCGCGTCGGGGGACACCTTCTCCGGCGGCGACCAGGTCTCCATGACGTCGATGCATGTGCCGGAGCCCGTCGTCTCGCTGGCCGTCGTGCCATTGGACGTCAAGTCGCAGGACAATCTCGCCAAGGCGCTCGGCCGCTTCACCAAGGAGGACCCGACCTTCCGCACCCGCAAGGACGAGGAGACCGGAGACACCCTGATCATGGGCATGGGCGAGCTTCATCTCGAGGTGTACCTGGAGCGCATCCGGCGCGAATACCACGCCGTGGTCGAGGCCGGGCGGCCGAAGGTCTCGTACCGGGAGTGCATCACCAGGCAGGTGCCCTTCGACTACACGCACCGCAAGCAGAGCGGCGGCTCGGGCCAGTACGCGCGCATCAAGGGCTACCTGGATCCCAGCGACGACGGCGAGTTCCATTTCGAGAACCGGGTCGCCGGCGGCAACGTACCGACCGAGTTCATCCCTGCGGTCGAGAAGGGGTTCCGGAGCATGATCGAGAAGGGGGCCTACGTCGGCTATCCCGTCCAGGGCCTGAAGGTGGTGCTCGAGGACGGCGCTTCCCACGCCGTCGATTCATCGGACCAGGCCTTCCAGGCGGCCGCGCGCGGCTGCTTCCGCGAGAACTACGGCAAGGGGCGTCCCATAGCCCTCGAGCCGCTGATGCTGGTCTCGGTCGAAGGCCCCACGGAGTTCCAGGGAGATATCCTTGGCACCGTGATGCAGCGGCGTGGTATCGTGATCGGCACGACCGAGGACGAGGGTTTCGTGCGTATCGACGCGCACGTGCCCCTGGCCGAGATGTTCGGCTACGCCACGGTCCTGCGTTCGAGTACCCAGGGCAAGGCCGAATACACCATGGAGTTCGCACGCTACTCGCCGGCTCCCGCCGAGGTCAGCGCGCAACTGGTAGAGGAATTCGCCGAGCAGAAGGCGGCCAGGCACAAGTAA
- a CDS encoding glycine C-acetyltransferase: MHGTLTTHLKGELASLRAEGLYKAERVLGGPQGPEVTVGGRRLLNFCANNYLGLASDPRVVAAARRALDDWGFGLSSVRFICGTTELHKRLESELATFLGAEDAILYAACFDANGGLFESLLDADCAVISDRLNHASIIDGVRMCKARRLVYDHADLDQLAAALQRSRDARLRLIVTDGVFSMDGDLAPLSGVCDLAERYEAVVVVDDSHGTGVLGAAGSGTAEHCGVIDRVDLCTTTLGKALGGALGGCTAGPAPVIDWLRQKSRPYLFSNTLPPMVCGATLEVLRILREDKAPLRRLRENQRLMRDGLRVQGFDVGEGEHPIIPVHLRRFADDARLAQRLSADLFAHGVYAVGFAHPVVPRGQARIRLQVSAAHTPAMIVRGLEAFAAAGRRLGVV, encoded by the coding sequence GGGCGCCGTCTGCTGAACTTCTGCGCCAACAACTACCTGGGCCTCGCCTCGGATCCGCGCGTGGTCGCGGCGGCGCGGCGCGCCCTGGACGACTGGGGCTTCGGCCTCTCCTCGGTGCGCTTCATCTGCGGCACCACCGAGCTGCACAAGCGCCTCGAGTCGGAACTCGCCACCTTCCTGGGCGCCGAGGACGCCATCCTCTACGCCGCCTGCTTCGACGCCAACGGCGGGCTCTTCGAGTCCCTGCTGGACGCCGACTGCGCCGTGATCTCGGACCGTCTCAACCACGCCTCGATCATCGACGGCGTGCGCATGTGCAAGGCCCGCCGCCTCGTCTACGACCACGCCGACCTGGACCAGCTCGCCGCGGCGTTGCAGCGGAGCCGCGACGCCCGCCTGCGCCTGATCGTCACCGACGGGGTCTTCTCCATGGACGGGGATCTGGCGCCCCTGTCTGGCGTCTGCGATCTCGCGGAGCGGTACGAGGCCGTGGTGGTGGTGGACGACAGCCACGGCACCGGCGTCCTCGGCGCCGCCGGGAGCGGGACCGCCGAACACTGCGGCGTGATCGACCGCGTCGATCTGTGCACGACCACCCTGGGCAAGGCCCTCGGTGGCGCCCTCGGGGGCTGCACCGCCGGGCCGGCCCCCGTGATCGACTGGCTGCGCCAGAAGAGCCGGCCCTATCTGTTCTCCAACACCCTGCCGCCGATGGTCTGCGGCGCCACGCTGGAAGTGCTGCGAATCCTGCGGGAGGACAAGGCCCCCCTGCGTCGGCTGCGGGAGAACCAGCGGCTCATGCGCGACGGTCTGCGGGTGCAGGGTTTCGACGTGGGTGAGGGGGAGCACCCCATCATCCCGGTGCATCTGAGGCGTTTCGCCGACGACGCCCGGCTGGCACAGCGCCTGAGCGCGGACCTCTTCGCGCACGGCGTCTACGCCGTCGGCTTCGCCCACCCGGTGGTGCCCCGGGGCCAGGCGCGAATCCGGCTGCAGGTCTCGGCGGCGCATACTCCCGCGATGATCGTGCGCGGCCTCGAGGCCTTCGCCGCGGCGGGACGCCGTCTGGGCGTCGTCTGA